The sequence TGCTCCGGCATGGGCAATCTGGTGTTTGCGATCGTGCTGGCCCGGAACCATGGAAGTGGCGACGACGTGCTCGTCAACTGCCTGTTCAACAACATCACCAACCTGACGCTGTTGATCGGCTTGCCCGTGCTGATCTGGAGCATGGCGAGCATTCCGCGCAAAAAGAGCCAGGCGGCATTGCGCGAGCACAAGGTCGGTAGGCTATCGCTGGCGCTCAACCTGGTGGCGGCCCTGTTTTTCTCGCTCTTTGTTTGGTTGCTTGCGATCGATGGAACGCTTTCCAGAATGGATGGTTTCGTTCTGCTGGCCCTGTTTGTTTTTTGGCAGTGCTTCCATGTCTACGACGTGAAAAAGACCAACCTGCTCACGAAAAAGCGCTATCCGGCAACGCTGGTGTTCGACGTGGTTTTGCTGCTGGCGGGGGCGTTCGGGGTTTTCATCAGCACCGACTGGCTGGTGCAATGGTTCCAGACGCTCGATAGCAAGCTGGTTCCTGCCCACGTGCTAGGCTGGGCAAGCGGCGTGCTCATGGTGTTGCCGAATGCGCTGTTGGCCTTCTACTACGGAGCCAAGGACCGCATGGACGTCGTCTATACTTCGCAATCCGGCGATGCGCACATTTGCATCCCCCTTTGCATCGGTATTTTTGCGGCGTTCCGGGCCATTCCTTCCTCGGCCTTCCTGCAGCAATCCCTGCTGATCCTGATGGGGCTATGTGCCGTGCACCTGGTTTTCGTGGTGCTGCTCGGACGCTTGCCCCGAATCTTCGCGGCCCTCTTCCTGGCCGCCTTCGGCTATTTCCTATGGGCGGGATTGAGGTAGCGAGGCTTGCTCACGCCTGTAGCGGATCGGCGATGAACGCTTCGAGCAGCTCGCTGAAGTGGATCTGGGCGGAGGTCCACCGGGGGTTGCTGGTGATTTCCCCGGTACTCTTCCCCGTGTTGTTGAAAAGCACGAGCAGGTCGGTTCCAACGCACATGTGGGCATCGAAGCCGGAGCCATAGCCCTCGTGCGAAAAGGCAAAATCGCCAACGGGAATGCGGTTGGGGTCGAGCGTGTCGCGCAAGGCGGCGATGTCGGTGCTGAAATCGGCGAGAAACTCGTCTTTCCGGTTTCCGCCATATTCAATCAGCTTCCAGCCGTTCACGCTCTTTTCCACAATGGCCCATTCATCGAACACCGGTTCGCCAATGGCGCGTTCCAGGTTGAGCAGGGCGGTGTCGATACGGTCGGTGGCGGCAGCTAGGTTCATGGTAAATCCTCGGAAGTTATTTGCCGTTTACCATAATGGATTCGGAGGAGGGGGCAATAAAACAACGGTCGTGATGAAAAAAAACAGCGCACGGGAAAAGAGGAGGAGAAACCCATGCACTGCCTTGAAACTGTTGCAAGCTTCACACACGAAACGAACGCCTCCACCGGTTGTGGACACGCCCTCCACTCTTTTTCCCCGGACGGAAAAAGTGACGGCCGTCAGTTTTTCCGTCCGGCATGTGGCTTCATGGTTTCGGCCGGTGGCCGGATGGAGTGGCGGTTAGGCTTTTTTGCCGCGGCTGAGGATGGGGAGGAAGACCAGGCGCGGGCAGATGAAGACGGCGACCAGTGCGATGGAGAGGCCGACGATGCCTTTGGTGGTTTCGGCCTGGGCCAGCGCCGGGGCAATGATGCCGATGCCGAGGAGCATCCAGAGGGTTAGAAGGCCGCGCATGTGGCGCCCCATGATCTGGGGGATGTTGAAGAAGAGGTCGAACACCCAGTGTTCGAGCAGGGCGCCGTGCTCCCCGAAGACCGGGATGATGTGTACGACGGAGGTGGCGCGGCGGCTGACGAGGAAGCGCGCGAGGTGCGGGTAGGTGGTGGTCATTTGCAACGGGAAGGCGAGATAGCCGATATATTTGACGAACGAGAGCGGTGCGGCCACGAGGTAGTCGCGCCAGTTGCGCTCGCGGATCATTAGATAAACCACGTAGAAGCCTCGGCACAGGGAGCCGGGGGAGATGGGGGTGACTTGGAAGAGGGCAACGATGCCGGCGAAGGCCAGCGATGCGTCGGATTTGTCGCCCGTCTTGTGGAAGACATAGGCCGCGACGAAAGCGCCGGTGATGACGCTGAAGATCTGGGTGACGGGAATGGTGCAGAAGTGGACTGCCATGCTTTTGAGGTATTTGACGATGTAAGGTTCCTTGATGATGGAGACGATATGGTCGTGCTCCTCCCTGGTGAGCATGCCGTCGGCCTCGCCCTCGGCAACCTGGTCGAGGAACCACTTTTCGCGGAACGCTTCATCCTTGGCGAAGTCATAGATGAATTTGAAGAAGGCCACGAATCCGTTCCATGCGATAACCGGCCGGATGCAGAGGCGGTGAAGGCCGATGGGCAGGAAGCCGACCGTGAAGCGCTCGAGGAAAAAGAGTCCGGGGTTATCTGCGAGCTTGCGGGTGCGCGTTTCGTCGGTGCGTCCGGCGCGGTGCCAGCCGATGAGGTCGTGCGCGGCGCGAGCCTTGAGAGCGGCCTTGAAATAGGCCGGTTTGGTGAAAATGCCAAGCATATGCTTGCGGAAGCTGCGGCTGCCCCAGCGCTGCCGGATCATCTTGCCGAGCAGCGGAACCGCGCCCAGCAGGTGGAAGAACGAGAACGTTAGGCCTCCTTTGCGCAGCGTTTCGGCAAAATCGTCATCGACGAGGTCGTCGGCCAGATAGCCTTCGACGAGGCCGTTGATCACATCCTGCCGCAACTCCTTGTCGAAGGTGGGGCGCAGGCCGTGGTGGGTGATGTCCCAAAGCGACCGGCGATAGGCGCGATCCTGCACCTTGAGTTCGTCGATCATGGGTTGGACATCGGTAAACACCTCGGGATGGTCGGCCACATAGGCCTCCATCTTGGAGAGGTCGCAACGGTCGAACTGGACGAGGGCTCCGCGTTTCAGCCCGTTGAGGATGAGTTTGAAGTCGCCGGGGCTCATGGGCAGCCAGGGGAGCAGGGCGAGGCCGGCGCGGAAGTCGATGGCGCAGAGGCCGCCGTCCGCGGTGTCGGTTCGCTTCATGCAGTTGGGCTGGCTTTTCATGGTCGACCATTCGTACTGCCGGGCAAACTCGGGGGCCCCCATGGCGTGCATCAGTTCAACCATGTCGCGCATGAAGCGGCGTTTGTCGACATACTCAGGGCTACCGGTCGCTTCCAGCGGGACATTTTTCCAGTCGAAGCGGCGGGAGATGTCTTCGTCGGCCTCGAGGTGCCACATGCGGCCTTCGACCCATTCGGTGATCTCGCCATAGGCATTGAGGTTGGAATCCCAGAAGGAGGCATAGGCATCCTTCACGGCGGTTTCGCGGCCAAATTTGACGAGTCCGGCGCGGCGAACCAGCTTTTGCCAGAGCAACCCGGCGCGGCAGGCGCCATGGTTCACCTGCGAGCTGAACGGCCCTTGGAAGGCGAGCCAATAGGTGGTGTTGCGGAACCAGCGCGAAAAGCCGCTGGGGGGGATGACGATCTTTACGGCGTAGAGGTTGCCTTTTTCCAGCCCGGGAATGAACGTGCCTGCGGGAAGCTCAAGCCCCGTAAGTTTGCAGCGGTAGACCTGGCCGGCAAAACCGCCGCCGAGGAATTTATCGACCGTCAGCTCGGCTTTGCCGGAAATGGCAGGGAAGACCCCCGTGATGTCGATGGGCAGGACGGTGCCTTTTTCATAGCGCACCGGGCGATGCTTGATGAGCAGTTGCGGATCGCCTGCGGCTTTTCCCAGTTCGTTGCAAAGTTCGGATGAATAGTCTTTTTTCGCCATGTGTTCCCCGTTGAAAATGCAAAACAGCCGGAACCATGCCAAACCCCGCTTCCAATAACAAACCCTATGGAAGTTAAAAGGTGGCGGGGTTCCCTTGGCGGCCATCGGGGAGCGGATGTGTGTTTCCAAGTGTTTCGCTTCAGGTTGTTTAACCTTATTGGGACTTGCCACAAACAATGCTTTCTATAATGGTTCTAAGTATCCGTCGATGCATTGGAGCTGTTATTTATGGAAAATATTGGAGCAACTTGTTTTGCGATAGCCGTTGCCAGCCTGTGCTGCGTAGGCGAAATCATGGCTTCAGCCACGACGGCTCCTGTCTTTATCACCGGTACATCCAGCAACGACACGCTGTATGGAACGGCGGGAAACGACTGCATCGATGGCCTTGAAGGCGGCGATGTGATGATCGGGCTTGGGGGGGATGATTACTACTACGTTGATCACGAGCAGGATACCGTGGTTGAAAATCCGGACGAAGGTTTCGATACCGTTGAGTTGAAGTTTTGTTTCTGGACGAACATGAACGGCTGGCTGAATTCGGAGATCTATTCCATACCCACGAATGTGGAAAAGGTGGTCATGGGGCAGGATGCGTTCGACGTGGTTGAGTTTGCATCCAACACGCTCGCGCATGTGTATGGCGATCCGATCGATTGGCGCGACCGACTGGACGATAATCAGTTCGATAATGCCAGCAATTTGGTGAACACCTGCACGATGGCCTCAATCGCCAATGTGATGACCATGCTCGGTGAAGTGATCACGGAAGAAGAGGTGATTGCATACATGTACGCCAATGATTTGGTGGGGAACCGCGCCCGGGGGGATACGGATCCTGCCAATGTGGCCGTTGCGCTTGAAAGTGGATATGGTTGCGAGGTCTCGCTGTTAACGAATCGCCCGATGCCGGAAGTGGCGGAATACCTTGAAAGCGGGAAGGCCATCATCCTGGGGGTGGATTACGGCGTTGTGAATGTAAATGCGTCTCCCCGGGGCTATGACGACCACGCGATCACCCTCACCGGTGTGGCCTACAACGAAATGACCGGTGAACTCGAGGGATTCTATTATTGCGACAGCGGCGACGAAACCAATCCATCCGGAGCGTCCTTCATGTCGACCAGCCTCTACCACGAGGCGCACGGACAGTATGTGCCTGACGGGAATTATCCGGGGGCCCAGATCGTCGTGGTGGACTTCCCCTTGAAGATCCAACGCGACAGTTTCCGGGTGGAAGGCTCCGTCGGCGGCAGTCCTGCAATCATTGGCAACAGCGGCGACAACGTGATCTGGACAACGGATGGCAATGATTATGCCGAGGGCGGCAAGGGAAACGATGTGTTCCACGACGAGACCGGAGGCAACGATGTGTTCCTTCCCGGCGAAGGCAACGATGTTGTCCATAGTTTTTCCGGTGCCGATAGTTTTGTCTTTTCGGAAGGCGGCGGTATCGATGAGGTCATCGATACAGATGCCGATCTTGACGAACTGGTATTCGATGCGAGCGTCGACAAGGCTGGCATGGTTCTGGGACTGGATGGCAGCGATCTATGGGTGGCCTATGGCAGTAATGATCGGGTTCGGGTGTCCGGTTATGACAATGGGTATGGTTTCTCGATTCGTATGGCGGATGGCACAGCACTTGAGCCTTCCGCCTTATCGAACCTGGTTGCACAAATGGAAGCCTATTGTGGAACCAACGGCATCGATTTTTCCGACCCTGCGGCGGTGCAGGCCGACTCCAACCTCGTTGCCATGATACAGGGCGGTTGGCGGCAGGATACGAATGCAATCAACTACCAGGCATGGATTGCCATGCACGCCGTGGGGCACGCATCGAGCGGCTATGCGCAGGCGCCGGCGGGCGATGGCGTGGGAAACCTCCTCAAATATGCCGCCGGTTTTTCGCCCTTCGTTCCGGTCGCGGCCAGCAACCTCTTCACGTTTGCCGGCGATTCCTCCACCGGGCGCTTCAAAATGGTCTACGCCCAATCCAGGCGCGCCAACGCTTCCCTGGTGCCGGAATGGTCGGCCTCGCTCACCAACGGTTGGCAAGCGGGAGGCATTCAGACCATCATTCTCAACGAAACCTCGACGAATGAGTTGCGGGAAGCGTCCGTCCCGTTGGGGCAGACGGGCTTCATGCGCCTTCGCGCCGTGCTGGAGGAATAGGTCCGTCCTGCCTGAATGCATGCCGATTTCGCTTGAATTGAGGGTCGGCCTTGCACATATTCCACCGATCTTCAGGGCAGGGTGAAATTCCCGACCGGCGGTGACAGTCCGCGAGTTGGTCCGATGTTCGGAACAACAGGATGCAGTGGAATTCTGCGACCGACAGTATAGTCTGGATGAGAGAAGATTGTGCATTGCCATAGGTCTGCGATTTGCCCTGAAGACGTGCGGTCTTCAGGGTTTTTTGATTTACAGGAGCAAATTATGAGCAATGAGATTTTCGATCCCATCGAGGACGTGGCCAAGGCATTGGCCCGTGGAGAAATCGTCCTGGTGACGGATGATGAAGATCGGGAGAACGAAGGCGATCTAATCTGTGCGGCCGAGCTTTGTACGCCGGAGATGGTTAATTTCATGATCACCCATGCCCGCGGATTGGTGTGCATGCCCATCACCCGCGAACGCGCGGCCCACTTGGGGCTTTCCCGCATGAATGTTTCGCACGAAGGCGATATGTTCCAGACCGCATTCACCATTTCGGTCGATGCCGTCGGCTGCACGACGGGGATCAGCGCCCACGAGCGCTCGATGACCATCCGGGCCATCGTGGATGAACAAACCCAGGCCGAAGACCTGCTCTGCCCCGGGCACATCTTCCCCCTCATCGCCATGTCCGGCGGTGTGCTGGACCGGGCTGGGCATACGGAAGTGACGGTCGATCTAATGAAGATTGCCGGGTTGAAACCCGCCGGCGTGATTTGCGAAATCACCAACGACGACGGCACCATGGCCCGATTGCCGGAGCTGGTCGAATTCGCGAAAAAGCATCAGCTGAAGATGACTTCGGTCGCCGAGGTGACCAAATACCGCTACACCCATGAAAAACTGGTCAAGATGGAGCGGGAAATCAATATGCCGACCGATGCCGGCGACTTCCGCCTGAAGCTCTATAGCTCCAAGGTCGACAACAAGGACCACCTTGCCTTGGTCTGTGGCGATGCCGGCTCCGGCAAGACCCCGCTGGTGCGGGTGCACAGCGAATGCCTCACCGGCGACGTGTTCCATTCCATGCGGTGCGACTGCGGCGCGCAGCTGCATACCGCCATGCACGCCATCCAGGAGCACGGCTACGGCGCCATCGTCTACATGCGCCAGGAGGGCCGCGGTATTGGCCTCGCCAAGAAGCTGCACGCCTACGAGCTGCAGGAAAAAGGCATGGACACCGTCGAGGCCAACGAACACCTCGGGTTCGATGCCGACCTGCGCGACTATGGCGTCGGCGCGCAAATCCTCTCCGACCTGGGCATGACGACGATCAACTTGCTCACCAACAATCCGGCAAAGATCGCCGGACTCGACAAATACGGTGTTTCCGTCGGGGAGCGTGTTCCTTTGGCGCTCATGCCAGGGAAGCACAACGATTTCTACCTCGCAACCAAGCGCGACAAGCTCGGGCACATGCTTTAAAGGAAACGATCATGGGAAAAGGCATTTCAAAATCAATTGATCCAATTGGCGGCATTGGCGCCCGCCAGGTGCTAGGCAACCTCGATGCCTCTGGCCTGCGGTTCGGCATCGTGGTGGCGCGCTTCAACGACCAGCTGACCGACGAGCTGGCGCGCAGTGCCTACCAGTGCCTCGAAAAGAACGGCGCCAAGCGCGAAACCATCGATGTGGTTCGGGTTCCGGGAGCCTACGAGATTCCGGTCGTTGCCGAAAAGATGGCCGCAAGCAAGCGCTACGACGCCTTGATTGTTTTGGGCGTCGTCGTCGAAGGCGAAACGCAGCATGCGCAGATGATCATCGATACCACCGGGCAGAGCATTCTCGACATGGCCTGCAAGCACCAGATTCCGGTCATCAACGAAATTGTCGGCGTCCGCACTTGGGCGCAGGCCGAGGCCCGTTGCCTGGGCGGCGAAAACACCCGCGGCTGGTACGCCGCCGAAGCGGCCATTGAAACCGCACGTGTCTATAAGCAGTTGTGACGGAGCTTGACACGTGACTACTGTGACTACATTGTTCCGCCTGTAGATCAATCAAGGAAGGTTCCCATGCAGGTTGCAGTTAGAGAGGCAAAAGCGAAGCTCAGTAAGTTTGGTGATATGGCCCATGATGGCGAGGTGGTGGTTGTTTGTAAGAACGGCGAGCCTTGGTTCGATTTGGTTCCGCATGCCAAAACGAAAAGAAAGACAACGCCATTGAGCGGGGTGAAGCCCTTGATTCCGGAATCAATCGCAATCGAACCACTTTCCGATGAGGATTTGCCCGGATGGAGCTGATTCTTGATACATGTGGTTTTCTCTCATTGGTCGGTTTGGCGGAACGGGAACTAAGCGAGGTTGCCCGGCAATCGTTGGAAGAGGCTGAGACTGTCTATGCAATGTCATGCTCTCTGTTCGAAATCGCAATCAAACACAAGAAAGGTAACATTGGGATTCAACCGTTTGAAAGCGCCATGGTGCTTTGGGAAACGGCGATCAAGGAATACTGTTTGACCGAGCTGCCGGTCTCGGGGAAAGCTTTTTTCGAGTCAACCCAGCTATCCGATCATCATGCTGATGCGTTTGACCGGATTATCATCGCGGAATCCCTGGGCCGCGATATCCCAATTGTTACGTACGATTCCGTCTTCAGCCACTACGGGGTGGAGACCATCAATTAAATGAGGATTTATGAAGAAAAAACTTAACGGACGCCGCCAGACCCGCGAATGGATCATGCAGTTCCTGTTTCAGCTGGATTTCAACCCGGAGCCGATCGATATCGCGCTGCAGGATTTCTGGGAGGAAAAGGAGCCGAGCGAAAAGGAAAAAAGCTATGCCGAGGAAATCATCAAGGGCGTGGTGCAACGCAAGGCTGAGCTCGACGAACGCCTTTCCGTATATGCCAAGCGCTGGAATTCCGACCGCATGGGCGCGGTCGACCGTACCGTAATGCGCGTCGCCCTGTTTGAAATGCTCCATCGCGAGGATGTTCCGCCGATCGTATCGATCAACGAGGCCGTCCACTTTGCCAAGGACTTCAGCAGTTTCCAATCGGGCCGCTTTGTGAACGGCGTGCTCGACCGCATCCGGAAGGATATCGACCGTCCGGCCCGCACCACCTACAAGCCGCGGGGGAGCGAATAATGGCGGGTTGGCTCGGGGCGCT is a genomic window of Pontiella desulfatans containing:
- a CDS encoding sodium:calcium symporter; amino-acid sequence: MEMIHESISILGAFAPFACIALFLLASLLVVWRLEVLSGQGVEGTVLGTIFMPFCSGMGNLVFAIVLARNHGSGDDVLVNCLFNNITNLTLLIGLPVLIWSMASIPRKKSQAALREHKVGRLSLALNLVAALFFSLFVWLLAIDGTLSRMDGFVLLALFVFWQCFHVYDVKKTNLLTKKRYPATLVFDVVLLLAGAFGVFISTDWLVQWFQTLDSKLVPAHVLGWASGVLMVLPNALLAFYYGAKDRMDVVYTSQSGDAHICIPLCIGIFAAFRAIPSSAFLQQSLLILMGLCAVHLVFVVLLGRLPRIFAALFLAAFGYFLWAGLR
- a CDS encoding C39 family peptidase, with product MASATTAPVFITGTSSNDTLYGTAGNDCIDGLEGGDVMIGLGGDDYYYVDHEQDTVVENPDEGFDTVELKFCFWTNMNGWLNSEIYSIPTNVEKVVMGQDAFDVVEFASNTLAHVYGDPIDWRDRLDDNQFDNASNLVNTCTMASIANVMTMLGEVITEEEVIAYMYANDLVGNRARGDTDPANVAVALESGYGCEVSLLTNRPMPEVAEYLESGKAIILGVDYGVVNVNASPRGYDDHAITLTGVAYNEMTGELEGFYYCDSGDETNPSGASFMSTSLYHEAHGQYVPDGNYPGAQIVVVDFPLKIQRDSFRVEGSVGGSPAIIGNSGDNVIWTTDGNDYAEGGKGNDVFHDETGGNDVFLPGEGNDVVHSFSGADSFVFSEGGGIDEVIDTDADLDELVFDASVDKAGMVLGLDGSDLWVAYGSNDRVRVSGYDNGYGFSIRMADGTALEPSALSNLVAQMEAYCGTNGIDFSDPAAVQADSNLVAMIQGGWRQDTNAINYQAWIAMHAVGHASSGYAQAPAGDGVGNLLKYAAGFSPFVPVAASNLFTFAGDSSTGRFKMVYAQSRRANASLVPEWSASLTNGWQAGGIQTIILNETSTNELREASVPLGQTGFMRLRAVLEE
- a CDS encoding bifunctional 3,4-dihydroxy-2-butanone-4-phosphate synthase/GTP cyclohydrolase II; its protein translation is MSNEIFDPIEDVAKALARGEIVLVTDDEDRENEGDLICAAELCTPEMVNFMITHARGLVCMPITRERAAHLGLSRMNVSHEGDMFQTAFTISVDAVGCTTGISAHERSMTIRAIVDEQTQAEDLLCPGHIFPLIAMSGGVLDRAGHTEVTVDLMKIAGLKPAGVICEITNDDGTMARLPELVEFAKKHQLKMTSVAEVTKYRYTHEKLVKMEREINMPTDAGDFRLKLYSSKVDNKDHLALVCGDAGSGKTPLVRVHSECLTGDVFHSMRCDCGAQLHTAMHAIQEHGYGAIVYMRQEGRGIGLAKKLHAYELQEKGMDTVEANEHLGFDADLRDYGVGAQILSDLGMTTINLLTNNPAKIAGLDKYGVSVGERVPLALMPGKHNDFYLATKRDKLGHML
- the ribH gene encoding 6,7-dimethyl-8-ribityllumazine synthase; this translates as MGKGISKSIDPIGGIGARQVLGNLDASGLRFGIVVARFNDQLTDELARSAYQCLEKNGAKRETIDVVRVPGAYEIPVVAEKMAASKRYDALIVLGVVVEGETQHAQMIIDTTGQSILDMACKHQIPVINEIVGVRTWAQAEARCLGGENTRGWYAAEAAIETARVYKQL
- a CDS encoding type II toxin-antitoxin system Phd/YefM family antitoxin; protein product: MQVAVREAKAKLSKFGDMAHDGEVVVVCKNGEPWFDLVPHAKTKRKTTPLSGVKPLIPESIAIEPLSDEDLPGWS
- a CDS encoding type II toxin-antitoxin system VapC family toxin, with protein sequence MELILDTCGFLSLVGLAERELSEVARQSLEEAETVYAMSCSLFEIAIKHKKGNIGIQPFESAMVLWETAIKEYCLTELPVSGKAFFESTQLSDHHADAFDRIIIAESLGRDIPIVTYDSVFSHYGVETIN
- the nusB gene encoding transcription antitermination factor NusB, with protein sequence MKKKLNGRRQTREWIMQFLFQLDFNPEPIDIALQDFWEEKEPSEKEKSYAEEIIKGVVQRKAELDERLSVYAKRWNSDRMGAVDRTVMRVALFEMLHREDVPPIVSINEAVHFAKDFSSFQSGRFVNGVLDRIRKDIDRPARTTYKPRGSE